gggccttacgtcgcaccgacatagataggtcttatggcgatgatgggataggaaaggcctaggagtcggaaggaagcggccgtggccttaattaaggtatagccccagcattttcctggtgtaaaatgggaaccacggaaaaccatcttcagggctgccgatagtgggattcgccatgttgcgggcgcttcagcttcgaatgcatggcttgtacgtggtaatgtttacggacccttgcatgttttcgatttgaatcatgcctgttagtgagTCTGGTTTGGTATTagatgtgacggagtgataataatatattgtcaaatattttcaaggaatgtgggagctgatacattacgttagttaaattgtacggcaatattaggcctaaagttaggccttacctgtggaatggaaagatattcgcGAGAGTGAATTCGTGTGCAtttttcatttgtacagactgctgtcagaagggatctggtatttcttttcacatgtgagtagaaattggaCTGTTAAAAAATAAcgttcatttaccataatcgagaactaaacaagTTATAGGGTGGTTGAATCAGAGAACGCATgggcatgaaatttagaatatttaggcttcttcttcttgtttgcctttttccaattcatggGGGATAATTGTGTATAACTAAAAAAGCTTTTCTGAAAAATacaacatatttttcatacaaactgtgtagcggtattacaaatttgagaaacctgggcctagaatccgtagcatatgattgatacaacttgataaaatcttctaatattagggtaaggtattacttcaaattatcaattatctgaaaaatgatttattagtatcgtattttcccacttgctttataataaaagaatacaattgttaatacgctattccagaaaaatcggACAATATAACGTCTAAATAAACAAAGCTCATtaaaatcttgtcaatcctagtatgcattagaaaacgctaatcaaattaactgttccttatgatattaatcttttttgtttgcaaatgctttactttcaatttcattttattttctttctgctgTAAATCagggtgctcatattagagaaaaattagtaCGCACTTTCagtttttatgtgctcagataatgttaattcagaatgagtttgtaaaagcagtaatatttaaaaagataatattatgaggagggttttacatcttaaatgataactttcttacttaagcctaaccaggcgagttggccgtgcggttatgaacgcgcggctgtgagcttgcatccgggatatggtgggttcgaactccactgtcggcagccctgaagatggttttccgtggtttcccattttcacactaggcaaatgtccTGGCTGTACTTTTAAtaaaggccacgggctcttccttcccattcctaggcctttcctatcccatcgtcgccataagacctatccgtgtcggtgcgacgtaaaacaaattgtaaaaaataaaacttaagtcTAAACCCCGGAGAGAAattcaaactaaccctagacattaattttattttaagaaatacacaatagaagactagcagcagtgtaacgaatgtcaggcagcatttaatTTACCTAAATCctaatcacacaaacatgataatttaacttctactcatccaattacgttatttcatatccaaaccaaaccccatggcacaacaggccagaaaggccatggcataccaagcgaccgctgctcagcttgaaggcctgcagattacgaggtgtcatgtggtcagaacgacgaatcctctcggctgtcatgtcaccgtcagacagctccgcaattgtaatcacgtatgctgagtggacctcgaaccagcactcagatccaggtacaaatctctgacctggccggggattgagcCCAgatcctccgggtaagaagtagacacgctacccctacaccgcagagacagcatttcatatttagaaaatgataaaacatgtatctgattgttttagaaatatttctgcagtcatgtacattttaaacaatttgttcAGATAATTGATTAAAATgtaatgtttggcactgtctcataatattcacgaaaagcagagaacagtatgcatgtgtgcgaaatgtaagttaaagcatgaattccatacgaacTGCGCTTCTGCGGCcttgaatttgagcaccttcaaataccactgaactgagccaagatcaaatctGCCCAGTTGGAGCTAGAAAGCCAGCGCTTTCACCGTCTGATAGTaaacagttaccgggcgagttggccgtgcggttagggtcgcgcagctgtgagcttgcatccgggaaataatgagttcgaaccccactgtcggcagcccttgagatggttttccgtggtttcccatttttcacaccaggcaaatgctggtgctgtacgttaattagggtcacggccgcttctttcccattcttagtcctttcctgtcccatcgtcgccataagacctatctgtgtcggtgcgacgtaaagcaaattgtagtaaATAAAAGCGTGAAAATAGATTGTTTGCATGGCCTTTATAAGAGATTTTGGCATATAACTAGTGAACCATCATCTAATCAGTAGAATACGTTAGGTCATGACGTCATAATTCATTGTAAAACAATTTCAGGAATGCTTTCAATTATTTCTGACTGTTCACGTGCAAATGCATATCGTTCTAATTCGTCTATACACTACATTGCTTTTTCCTGTTATTTCCGAATTGAGAGGACAGATATAGAACTCTTGACATAATGAAATTACACAGTAAGCACAAGATAAGTTCATCCTCTCATTTCCTTAAATTGGAATGCAGGGAGGGAAGGAGGAAATTACGgtaacagaaaaaagaaaaaaaaaaaacaccatcctTTCAAGCTGGTTCTCTAAGCCccacggctaaattgttagcgtgctggcctttggccacatgggtcctagattcgattcccggtagcgtcaggaattttaactatcattggtttatttcgctggcacgaaggctggttgtatgtggtgtcttcatcatttcatcttcatcacaacgcgcaggtcgcctacgagagtcaaatcaaaagacttgcacctggtgagccgaagatgtcctcggacactcccggcactaaaagccatacgccatttcattttatccacCACCAATGAAATTACAATCGGATCAAGTACAAAACCATCTACATCCTCTGCAAATGTTAAGAAATACATTGACGAAAAACTCCTTCAGATGTTCATAAAGGATTATCAACCTTTTACTCTGGTAGAAGATGAAGGGTTCAGACAATTTGTTAAGTCGTTGAactcatctgcatttagtgcagtcgccgaGGTGCTCCCTGTCTACTTTttacgtagccttttcttaaataattgcaaagaatttggcaatttattgaacatctccgttggtaaatcattccaatcccgaactcctcttcctataaacgaatatttgccctaatttgtcctcctgagttccaactttatcttcatattgtgacctttcataattttaaaaacaccaatcaaacttattcgcacgtagatttacgtgccagtaagtctaccgacacgaggctgtcgtatttagcaccttcaaataccaccgagccagaattgaacctgccaagttggggcagaaggccagcgctgtattGACCAAGCTACTCCACCCGGCACaatttatttcaagaaataaatgaCAAGAATTACTTTTTCTTGTAACACGTAACGGTTACAATTTTCTATGAATggaatcgttacaagtaatccgattacatTTACCCAAATACTTCCCAACTTGGAAAATGAAAgcattttgtgtgcaattcttccctaagattctgacatgtgaatgatTTTGACAATTgactatattttaactatgttaagaaaaacaaCCATTAACAATAATTACAATGCCGTAATAAAATAATATGATTACTATTTGTTGAAAAGTTTTAGTGTTGAAGTAGGTTACTGTGAAATAATGAACACCGtaccggtatgtctccgtcctgttcttgtcacaacctcctAACCGTACGGGACGACGATGGCTGGACCACTGGACAATTTGCGGATAGCAGTAACAACACCTCCCGGTACAGGAACAGGAAACTGCGaatcgcagcgcaacactgtcacagtagcagtggaccggtagagaagagactggagcaggttgtcactgctccattccgaGAATAGGTGACCCGTACCGGTACaccagtaccgacacacctctaaCACGTGCGGGCTTGCGTGTGGGGAGATCATTAGTCAATGGCTGTTGTTTTCGTGTTGATGTGTAGTGAAGTAAGCTGAGATTTGCTCTCAGTAAAGGTCAAATGAGAATTTATTGCTTACATGGACTTAAAAAATAACTCCTAACAATGCTTATGTCAGTACGAAGCGGTGTTTTTTGCACTTTCCAAGTTGCAAGCAGGCGATTGTCTGGTACATCATCCTTTCTACAAAGTGATCAGTTCGCATTAAGCTCACAACATACAGCGGATAGCAGTAAGTCTGCGGTCTCTTCGAAGCGCCCATGGTCAATGTCAGCACGGAACACAACCACGGCTGTTCCTCTAGCCTATTCTGGGACTGCTGTAAATAAAGATGAACGCAGAGAATTCATGGCAGTTTTTCCTGACATTGTTCGGGATCTCACAGATGCTGGAAGACATTTGGATGTACCTGATGCTACAAAGTGGTTTGCAAAAGTTTTGCAGTATAATGTTCCTGGAGGAAAGAAGAATCGCGGTCTTGCCGTGGTGTTTGCTTACCGAATGTTAACTCCACCTCAACAACTTACCCCAGAGAACATCAGACTTGCACAAATCTTGGGATGGTGTGTAGAGATATTACAGGCATTTTTTCTAGTTATGGATGATGTGATGGACAATGCATTGACAAGGAGAGGGAGACCTTGTTGGTACAGACATAACAACATTGGGACTGCAGCAGTCAATGATGGCATCCTCCTAGAAAGTGGTCTTTATCAGTTGACCCGAAAATATTTCTCAGATAAGTCATATTACACTCAGATATTGGAACTATTCCATGATGT
This DNA window, taken from Anabrus simplex isolate iqAnaSimp1 chromosome X, ASM4041472v1, whole genome shotgun sequence, encodes the following:
- the LOC136886840 gene encoding farnesyl pyrophosphate synthase codes for the protein MLMSVRSGVFCTFQVASRRLSGTSSFLQSDQFALSSQHTADSSKSAVSSKRPWSMSARNTTTAVPLAYSGTAVNKDERREFMAVFPDIVRDLTDAGRHLDVPDATKWFAKVLQYNVPGGKKNRGLAVVFAYRMLTPPQQLTPENIRLAQILGWCVEILQAFFLVMDDVMDNALTRRGRPCWYRHNNIGTAAVNDGILLESGLYQLTRKYFSDKSYYTQILELFHDVTLKTSMGQSLDLLSTEFGKKPNFSKFTMDHYSAIVKYKAAYSSFQLPVALAMLMAGVKDEEMHRQAKTILLEMGHFFQVQDDFLDCFGDPAVTGKIGTDIQEGKCTWLAVVALQRMTPEQRALFEDSYGSSDPAKIETVKELYEVLCIPSMFSVYEEETYNLISTHIQQISRGMPHQLFFKLLDKISRRVC